Genomic window (Thermodesulfovibrionales bacterium):
AAAGCCATATTGGTCCCTGCCCTGTAAGAATTACTGAGTTGCCTTCACCTGCTTGTATTAATGCCTTTTTTAAGTATTCATCAAGCTCTGCTAACTTTGCTTGTTGTCCTTCATAAAGTTTGTCTATCTCTATCACTACTTCCTTCATGCTCTTACTTTTTTACTAAATTATTCTCTGACTTATAAATATCGGCTCCCCATGTTCCTTAATCATAGGATC
Coding sequences:
- a CDS encoding CRISPR-associated protein Csx3, translated to MKEVVIEIDKLYEGQQAKLAELDEYLKKALIQAGEGNSVILTGQGPIWLYLKVAHALHGKAVKLIYRSPVTGDVLIFDHSPF